One window of Terriglobales bacterium genomic DNA carries:
- the uvrC gene encoding excinuclease ABC subunit UvrC: MDLHQKIRTLPASPGVYLYKNAEGEVLYVGKANSLRARVRSYFAEGAAEDAKTGSLLREAVDLDYIVVDNEKEALALENNLIKQKQPRFNILLRDDKTYPYIKLTLGERFPRVYVTRRLKQDGSAYYGPYFPANLAHRVADLIHRHFLVPSCTVDLTHFHPRPCLQYHIRRCLGPCVQGLTTDEIYQEAVRDLKLFLEGRPTDLAHSLKARMEQASAAEEYERAAKYRDLISTLTQLSEKQRMAAVAGDDADLFGYHFEEQRLAVNLFHMRGGRILDRREFFWEDLPEVFSAPSADSSALSAESSAPSVNPSFAPSAAKDPDRRARREPTQSSQSFDPAVFFSALLKQVYIGQPYVPRNIYLPVDFDDRAALEELLAESRDGRVEIHVPQRGEKRSLLDLAARNAKQSYDQRFRVLQPATRAIQQALQDALTLPELPHRIECFDISHIQGAETVASMVVWEDGKMKKSDYRKFLIKSVEGVDDFAAMREVVARRYKRLQAEQKNDKQKMPSLILVDGGLGQLHAAAQALESLQIVHQPLAAIAKREEIIYVHGQEDEPLALDRHSPVLHLIQRIRDESHRFAVTFHRKRRQMRDRASELLEIPGIGETTRRRLLEHFGSVQAVKAAGAAALAAVVTRPQAEAILGHFRR, encoded by the coding sequence CCCGGCGTATATCTCTACAAGAACGCCGAGGGCGAGGTGCTGTACGTGGGCAAGGCCAACAGCCTGCGGGCGCGAGTGCGCTCTTACTTCGCCGAGGGCGCGGCGGAGGACGCAAAAACCGGCTCGCTCCTGCGCGAGGCCGTCGACCTCGATTACATCGTCGTGGACAACGAGAAGGAGGCCCTGGCCCTCGAGAACAACCTCATCAAGCAGAAGCAGCCGCGCTTCAACATCCTGCTGCGCGACGACAAGACCTATCCCTACATCAAGCTCACCCTGGGCGAGCGCTTCCCGCGGGTGTACGTCACCCGGCGTCTCAAGCAGGACGGCAGCGCCTACTACGGCCCTTACTTCCCCGCCAACCTCGCCCACCGCGTCGCTGACCTCATCCACCGCCATTTCCTGGTGCCCTCCTGCACCGTGGACCTCACGCACTTCCATCCCCGGCCGTGTTTGCAGTACCACATCCGGCGCTGCCTGGGACCGTGCGTCCAGGGCCTGACCACCGACGAGATCTACCAGGAGGCGGTGCGCGACCTGAAGCTCTTCCTGGAAGGACGGCCGACGGACCTGGCGCATTCCCTCAAGGCGCGCATGGAGCAGGCCTCCGCCGCCGAGGAGTACGAGCGCGCCGCCAAGTACCGCGACCTCATCTCCACCCTCACCCAGTTGAGCGAGAAGCAGCGCATGGCCGCCGTCGCCGGCGACGACGCCGACCTCTTCGGCTACCACTTCGAGGAGCAGCGGCTGGCGGTCAACTTGTTTCACATGCGCGGCGGCCGCATCCTCGACCGCCGTGAGTTCTTCTGGGAAGACCTGCCCGAGGTTTTCTCCGCGCCTTCCGCGGATTCCTCTGCGCTCTCTGCGGAATCCTCTGCGCCCTCTGTGAATCCTTCCTTTGCGCCCTCTGCGGCTAAAGACCCTGACCGCAGAGCTCGCCGAGAACCGACGCAGAGTTCGCAGAGCTTCGACCCCGCCGTCTTCTTCTCCGCCCTGCTGAAGCAGGTCTACATCGGCCAGCCCTACGTCCCGCGCAACATCTACCTGCCGGTGGATTTCGACGACCGCGCCGCGTTGGAGGAGCTGCTGGCGGAGAGCCGCGACGGCCGGGTTGAGATCCACGTCCCGCAGCGCGGCGAGAAGCGCTCGCTGCTGGACCTGGCCGCGCGCAACGCCAAGCAGTCGTACGACCAGCGCTTCCGCGTCCTCCAGCCCGCGACGCGCGCCATCCAGCAGGCGCTGCAGGACGCGCTCACCCTGCCCGAGCTGCCCCACCGCATCGAGTGCTTCGACATCTCCCACATCCAAGGGGCGGAAACGGTGGCCTCCATGGTGGTCTGGGAAGACGGTAAGATGAAGAAGTCCGACTACCGCAAGTTCCTCATCAAGAGCGTGGAAGGCGTGGACGACTTCGCGGCCATGCGCGAAGTGGTCGCCCGGCGCTACAAGCGCCTGCAAGCAGAACAGAAAAACGACAAGCAGAAGATGCCCTCGCTCATCCTTGTTGATGGCGGCCTGGGACAGCTTCACGCCGCCGCCCAGGCGCTCGAGTCGTTGCAGATCGTCCACCAGCCGCTGGCGGCGATCGCCAAGCGCGAGGAGATCATCTACGTCCACGGCCAGGAGGACGAGCCGCTGGCGCTCGACCGCCACTCGCCGGTGCTGCACCTGATCCAGCGCATCCGCGACGAGAGCCACCGCTTCGCCGTCACCTTCCACCGCAAGCGCCGCCAGATGCGCGACCGCGCCTCCGAGCTGCTGGAGATCCCCGGCATCGGCGAAACCACTCGCCGCCGCCTGCTCGAGCACTTCGGCAGCGTTCAAGCGGTCAAGGCCGCCGGCGCCGCCGCCCTCGCCGCCGTCGTCACCCGGCCGCAGGCCGAAGCCATCCTCGGCCACTTCCGGAGGTAA